A stretch of the Amycolatopsis sp. BJA-103 genome encodes the following:
- a CDS encoding valine--tRNA ligase — MTENAQPQQTDLPGAWNPADEEASLYQRWVDAGYFTADPTSDKPPFTVVIPPPNVTGSLHIGHAFEHTLIDASTRYHRMLGDETLYLPGMDHASIAVHALVEKQLRAEGTSRRELGREAFVDRVWQWKNEHGGKILAQMKRLGEGVDWTRERFTMDDGLSKAVNTIFKKLFDDGLIYRAERLVNWSPELRSVLSDAEVKHEEVEGELVSMRYGDGDDAIVVATTRMETMLGDTAVAVHPDDERYTHLIGTEVELPLTGRRIPIVADKHVDPEFGTGAVKVTPAHDPNDFEIGQRHDLPMITIMDEQGRIDGTGTEFDGMDRFEARVAVREKLREQGRIVAEKRPYLHSVGHSERSKEPIEPRLSLQWFVKVGPLAKAAGDAVRDGRVNVHPPELEKRYFDWVDNLHDWCISRQLWWGHRIPVWYGPNDEVVCVGPDEEPPTGEGWTQDPDVLDTWFSSGLWPFSTLGWPEKTPDLNKFYPTSVLVTGYDILFFWVVRMMMFGLYATGEAPFKTIALHGMVRDQYGKKMSKTAGNGVDPIEWMDRYGTDALRFTLTRGANPGTDVPIGEEWVAGSRNFTTKLWNATKFAMMNGADANALLPPAAELTEADRWILGRLGNVVDEVTGYLADYQFAKATDTLYQFTWTELCDWYLELSKVQVFQGDEARVTATRAVLGHVFDTVLKLLHPFIPFITEKLWTALTGRESLVIAPWPAADASYADAVADKRIADVQKLVTEVRRFRADQGLKPSQKVAARLSGDGFAEITGHDEPIRSLVRLTAPEDGFAPSASLEVGLSAGVVTVELDLSGTIDVAAERKRLQKDLGVAEKELAQAEAKLGNQAFIDKAPEPVIGKIRARKETAVADIERINARLATLPAS, encoded by the coding sequence GTGACCGAGAACGCCCAGCCGCAGCAGACCGACCTACCGGGTGCCTGGAACCCGGCCGACGAAGAAGCCTCGCTCTACCAGCGCTGGGTAGACGCCGGGTACTTCACGGCCGACCCCACGTCGGACAAGCCGCCGTTCACGGTAGTCATCCCGCCGCCGAACGTGACCGGTTCGCTGCACATCGGGCACGCCTTCGAGCACACCCTGATCGACGCCAGCACCCGTTACCACCGCATGCTCGGCGACGAGACGCTGTACCTGCCGGGCATGGACCACGCGAGCATCGCGGTCCACGCGCTGGTCGAGAAGCAGCTCCGCGCCGAGGGCACCAGCCGCCGCGAGCTCGGCCGCGAGGCCTTCGTCGACCGCGTCTGGCAGTGGAAGAACGAGCACGGCGGCAAGATCCTCGCCCAGATGAAGCGCCTCGGCGAGGGCGTCGACTGGACCCGCGAGCGGTTCACCATGGACGACGGCCTGTCCAAGGCCGTCAACACGATCTTCAAGAAGCTCTTCGACGACGGCCTGATCTACCGCGCCGAGCGGCTGGTCAACTGGTCGCCGGAGCTGCGGTCGGTGCTGTCCGACGCCGAGGTGAAGCACGAGGAGGTCGAGGGCGAACTCGTCTCCATGCGCTACGGCGACGGGGACGACGCGATCGTCGTGGCCACCACCCGGATGGAGACGATGCTCGGCGACACCGCCGTCGCGGTCCACCCGGACGACGAGCGCTACACGCATCTCATCGGCACCGAGGTCGAGCTGCCGCTGACCGGGCGCCGGATCCCGATCGTCGCGGACAAGCACGTCGACCCGGAGTTCGGCACCGGCGCGGTCAAGGTGACCCCCGCGCACGACCCGAACGACTTCGAGATCGGCCAGCGTCACGACCTGCCGATGATCACGATCATGGACGAGCAGGGCCGGATCGACGGCACCGGCACCGAGTTCGACGGTATGGACCGCTTCGAGGCCCGCGTCGCGGTGCGGGAGAAGCTGCGCGAGCAGGGCCGCATCGTCGCGGAGAAGCGCCCGTACCTGCACAGCGTCGGGCACTCCGAGCGGTCGAAGGAGCCGATCGAGCCGCGGCTTTCGCTGCAGTGGTTCGTCAAGGTCGGCCCGCTCGCAAAGGCCGCCGGTGACGCGGTGCGCGACGGGCGCGTGAACGTCCACCCGCCGGAGCTGGAGAAGCGCTACTTCGACTGGGTCGACAACCTGCACGACTGGTGCATCTCGCGCCAGCTGTGGTGGGGCCACCGCATCCCGGTCTGGTACGGCCCGAACGACGAGGTCGTCTGCGTCGGACCGGACGAGGAGCCGCCCACGGGCGAGGGCTGGACCCAGGACCCGGACGTCCTCGACACCTGGTTCTCCTCGGGCCTGTGGCCGTTCTCCACCCTCGGCTGGCCGGAGAAGACCCCGGACCTGAACAAGTTCTATCCGACGTCGGTGCTGGTCACCGGCTACGACATCCTGTTCTTCTGGGTCGTGCGGATGATGATGTTCGGCCTCTATGCCACCGGCGAGGCGCCGTTCAAGACCATCGCGCTGCACGGCATGGTCCGTGACCAGTACGGCAAGAAGATGTCGAAGACGGCGGGCAACGGCGTCGACCCCATCGAGTGGATGGACCGCTACGGCACCGACGCGCTGCGCTTCACCCTCACCCGGGGCGCCAACCCGGGCACCGACGTGCCGATCGGCGAGGAATGGGTCGCGGGCTCCCGGAACTTCACCACGAAGCTCTGGAACGCCACCAAGTTCGCCATGATGAACGGCGCGGACGCGAACGCCCTGCTGCCGCCCGCCGCCGAACTCACCGAGGCCGACCGCTGGATCCTCGGCAGGCTCGGCAACGTCGTCGACGAGGTCACCGGCTACCTGGCGGACTACCAGTTCGCCAAGGCCACCGACACGCTCTACCAGTTCACCTGGACCGAGCTGTGCGACTGGTACCTGGAGCTGTCGAAGGTCCAGGTCTTCCAAGGCGACGAGGCCCGCGTGACGGCGACGCGCGCGGTGCTCGGGCACGTGTTCGACACGGTGCTGAAGCTGCTGCACCCGTTCATCCCGTTCATCACCGAGAAGCTGTGGACGGCGCTGACCGGCCGCGAGTCGCTGGTGATCGCCCCGTGGCCGGCGGCCGACGCCTCGTACGCCGACGCCGTGGCGGACAAGCGGATCGCCGACGTGCAGAAGCTGGTCACCGAGGTCCGCCGGTTCCGCGCGGACCAGGGCCTCAAGCCCAGCCAGAAGGTGGCCGCGCGGCTGTCCGGCGACGGCTTCGCCGAGATCACCGGGCACGACGAGCCGATCCGCTCGCTCGTCCGGCTCACCGCGCCCGAGGACGGCTTCGCGCCGAGCGCGTCGCTGGAAGTCGGGCTGTCGGCCGGTGTCGTCACCGTCGAACTGGACCTGTCCGGCACGATCGACGTCGCCGCGGAGCGCAAGCGCCTGCAGAAGGACCTCGGTGTGGCGGAGAAGGAACTGGCGCAGGCCGAGGCCAAACTCGGCAACCAGGCCTTCATCGACAAGGCGCCGGAGCCGGTGATCGGCAAGATCCGGGCCCGCAAGGAGACCGCGGTGGCCGACATCGAGCGCATCAACGCCCGGTTGGCGACGCTTCCCGCCTCCTGA
- a CDS encoding SGNH/GDSL hydrolase family protein: MRFRRVLFAAVSTVVLLIASTTAATAAERSYRNYVALGDSYTSGPLIPLPRLDPLFCGKSTQNYPSILAAALRVRSYTDISCGGADTTNMTQSQSVILGSNPPQFSALRANTDLVTVGIGGNDYGVFGALVGTCPSLRASDPTGNPCQDKFTVGGVDTMKAKIADTGKNVEKVLAGIHARSPRADVLVIGYPRIAPESGYCPKILPFAEGDYAWLNSVEKALNSAIKKAVTKDGKASFVDTFGPSAGHDACAPNGAAWINGQHTKLLAAAAYHPYRTGMAGVAGVILRHLR; the protein is encoded by the coding sequence ATGCGCTTCAGACGCGTCCTGTTCGCGGCCGTCTCGACCGTCGTCCTGCTGATCGCCTCCACCACGGCGGCCACCGCCGCCGAGCGGTCCTACCGGAATTACGTCGCGCTGGGTGATTCCTACACGTCCGGACCGCTCATCCCGCTCCCCCGCCTCGACCCGCTGTTCTGCGGGAAGTCGACGCAGAACTACCCGTCGATCCTCGCTGCGGCGCTGCGGGTCCGCTCCTACACCGACATCAGCTGCGGCGGTGCGGACACCACCAACATGACCCAGTCACAGAGCGTGATTCTCGGCAGCAATCCACCGCAGTTCAGCGCCCTGCGCGCGAACACCGATCTGGTCACCGTCGGCATCGGCGGCAACGACTACGGCGTCTTCGGCGCGCTGGTCGGCACCTGCCCGTCACTGCGCGCGAGCGATCCCACCGGGAACCCCTGCCAGGACAAGTTCACCGTCGGCGGCGTGGACACCATGAAGGCCAAGATCGCCGACACCGGCAAGAACGTCGAGAAGGTGCTGGCCGGGATCCACGCCCGCTCGCCGCGCGCCGACGTGCTCGTCATCGGCTACCCGCGGATCGCGCCGGAATCCGGCTACTGCCCGAAGATCCTGCCCTTCGCCGAGGGTGACTACGCGTGGCTCAACAGCGTCGAGAAGGCGCTGAACTCGGCGATCAAGAAGGCGGTCACCAAGGACGGCAAAGCGTCCTTTGTGGACACATTCGGCCCGTCAGCCGGGCACGACGCCTGCGCGCCGAACGGGGCCGCGTGGATCAACGGGCAGCACACGAAACTGCTCGCCGCGGCGGCGTACCACCCCTATCGCACCGGGATGGCGGGCGTGGCCGGAGTGATCCTCCGCCACCTCCGCTGA
- a CDS encoding class I SAM-dependent methyltransferase — protein sequence MGFNHNDHYHPLLLDQLPPGPGVALEVGCGSGRFARRLAATGMHVEAIDRSGPMVDLARAAGSPGPGTISYRQADVSTEKLPGEAYDFISCLASLHHVPFETVTKLRDALVPGGVLAVLGLGKPSTPFDYARALVASPVNALARVVVYAGERLNGGIDPLPAAPIKETFPPMNRIRRDATRLLPGSKVRNLLFFRYLLVYRRPEDDHPM from the coding sequence ATGGGGTTCAACCACAACGACCACTACCACCCGCTGCTGCTCGACCAGCTGCCGCCAGGTCCGGGGGTGGCGCTGGAGGTGGGCTGCGGCAGCGGGCGGTTCGCCAGGCGGCTCGCGGCGACCGGGATGCACGTCGAGGCGATCGACCGGTCCGGGCCGATGGTCGACCTCGCCCGCGCCGCCGGTTCGCCGGGTCCCGGCACGATCTCCTACCGGCAGGCCGACGTCTCCACCGAGAAGCTGCCGGGAGAGGCGTACGACTTCATCTCCTGCCTCGCGTCACTCCACCATGTCCCGTTCGAAACGGTCACGAAGCTGCGGGACGCGCTGGTCCCCGGCGGGGTGCTGGCCGTGCTCGGTCTCGGCAAGCCCAGTACGCCTTTCGACTACGCCCGCGCTCTGGTCGCCTCGCCGGTCAACGCGCTGGCCAGGGTGGTCGTGTACGCGGGCGAGCGGCTCAACGGCGGGATCGATCCGCTGCCGGCCGCGCCGATCAAAGAGACGTTTCCGCCGATGAACCGGATCCGGCGCGACGCGACCCGGCTGCTGCCGGGGAGCAAGGTGCGGAATCTGCTCTTCTTCCGCTATCTCCTGGTCTATCGCAGGCCGGAAGACGATCACCCGATGTGA
- the folC gene encoding bifunctional tetrahydrofolate synthase/dihydrofolate synthase, which translates to MPRGDGRDSEEFAESPDLADLDSFAGVDELGARAHDPSDDTDPDLDAPDAAYQAGGGAGGGIGGIGQLGDNLALGPVPDLVAPEDLELHELDDQGDDLAPADPNGQQARRELLAVEAELNLRWPETKIEPSLARIAALVNLMGEPHRGYPVVHVAGTNGKGSTTRMIDALLTRMGLRVGRYTSPHLQLVTERIALDGIPISAAAYVDLYRDVAPYVTMVDNAGGPDAVPMSKFEVLTGMAFAAFADAPVEAAVVETGLGGSWDATNVVDGDVAVITPIGVDHVEYFGGDPAKAAVEKAGIIKPGSVAVIADQDPEVQKILLERAVEVDASVARAGSEFGVLEREIAVGGQMLKLQGLGGVYDEIFLPLHGAHQAANAALALAAVEAFFGAGKDRQLVVEAVREAFAEVETPGRLERVRAAPTVLLDAAHNPHGAKALATTVAEEFAFRRLVAVVGVMAEKDARGILDALEPVVSEIVVTKNSSPRAMPLDELNDIAISIFGEDRVVAEASLDSAIETAIGLVEQSDDPEEPLAGGGVLVTGSVVTAGEARTLFGKEPA; encoded by the coding sequence GTGCCGCGAGGTGACGGCCGGGATTCTGAAGAGTTCGCAGAATCCCCGGACCTGGCAGATCTGGACAGTTTCGCCGGCGTCGACGAATTGGGGGCACGCGCCCACGATCCGTCCGACGACACCGACCCGGATCTGGACGCCCCCGACGCCGCGTACCAGGCGGGCGGCGGCGCGGGCGGCGGGATCGGCGGGATCGGGCAGCTGGGGGACAACCTCGCGCTCGGACCCGTGCCGGACCTGGTCGCCCCGGAGGACCTGGAACTGCACGAACTGGACGATCAGGGCGACGACCTCGCCCCGGCCGACCCCAACGGGCAGCAGGCACGCCGCGAACTGCTCGCGGTCGAGGCCGAGCTGAACCTGCGCTGGCCCGAGACCAAGATCGAGCCGTCACTGGCCCGGATCGCGGCCCTGGTCAACCTCATGGGCGAACCGCACCGCGGCTATCCGGTGGTGCACGTCGCCGGGACCAACGGCAAGGGCTCGACCACGCGGATGATCGACGCGCTGCTGACCCGGATGGGCCTGCGCGTCGGCCGGTACACGAGCCCCCACCTGCAGTTGGTCACCGAGCGGATCGCGCTGGACGGGATCCCCATCTCCGCCGCCGCGTACGTCGACCTGTACCGCGACGTCGCGCCCTACGTGACCATGGTCGACAACGCGGGCGGGCCCGACGCGGTGCCGATGAGCAAGTTCGAGGTGCTCACCGGGATGGCGTTCGCGGCCTTCGCCGACGCACCCGTCGAGGCCGCGGTCGTCGAAACCGGCCTCGGTGGCTCCTGGGACGCCACGAACGTCGTGGACGGCGACGTCGCCGTCATCACGCCGATCGGCGTCGACCACGTCGAGTACTTCGGCGGAGATCCGGCCAAGGCCGCGGTGGAGAAGGCCGGGATCATCAAGCCCGGCAGTGTCGCGGTCATCGCCGATCAGGACCCCGAAGTCCAGAAGATCCTGCTGGAACGCGCCGTCGAGGTCGACGCGAGCGTCGCCCGCGCGGGCAGTGAGTTCGGCGTGCTGGAGCGCGAGATCGCCGTCGGCGGGCAGATGCTGAAGCTGCAGGGCCTCGGCGGCGTCTACGACGAGATCTTCCTGCCGCTGCACGGCGCGCACCAGGCGGCCAACGCCGCGCTCGCGCTGGCCGCCGTCGAAGCCTTCTTCGGCGCGGGCAAGGACAGGCAACTGGTCGTCGAAGCGGTCCGTGAGGCTTTCGCCGAGGTCGAGACCCCCGGCAGGCTGGAACGCGTCCGCGCCGCCCCGACAGTGCTGCTCGACGCCGCCCACAACCCGCACGGCGCGAAGGCGCTCGCCACCACCGTCGCCGAAGAGTTCGCCTTCCGCCGTCTCGTCGCCGTCGTCGGCGTCATGGCGGAGAAGGACGCTCGCGGCATCCTGGACGCCCTGGAACCGGTCGTCTCCGAGATCGTCGTCACCAAGAACTCGTCCCCGCGCGCGATGCCGCTCGACGAACTCAACGACATCGCCATCTCGATCTTCGGTGAAGACCGCGTCGTGGCCGAAGCGAGCCTGGACTCCGCGATCGAGACGGCCATCGGCCTCGTCGAGCAGAGCGACGACCCCGAGGAACCCCTGGCGGGCGGCGGCGTGCTGGTCACCGGCTCGGTCGTCACCGCGGGCGAAGCCAGGACCCTGTTCGGTAAGGAGCCGGCGTGA
- a CDS encoding DUF4233 domain-containing protein — protein sequence MTDETPKPPAKDPMKSFRGVMAGSLIMEGITVALALPVVAKLGGGVGSVTGWSTIAIAIALIVLCGFLKKPWAVPAVLVLQVALIAFFVALPAVAILGVIFLGFWLWLLWLRRDVARRMAAGTLPSQQQAQ from the coding sequence GTGACCGACGAGACCCCGAAACCGCCGGCCAAGGACCCGATGAAGTCCTTCCGGGGCGTGATGGCCGGTTCCCTGATCATGGAGGGCATCACCGTCGCGCTCGCGCTGCCGGTGGTGGCGAAACTCGGCGGCGGCGTCGGTTCGGTCACCGGCTGGTCGACGATCGCGATCGCGATCGCGCTGATCGTGCTGTGCGGTTTCCTGAAGAAGCCCTGGGCGGTGCCCGCGGTACTGGTCCTGCAGGTCGCGCTGATCGCGTTCTTCGTGGCGCTGCCCGCCGTGGCGATCCTCGGGGTGATCTTCCTCGGGTTCTGGCTGTGGCTGCTGTGGCTGCGCCGGGATGTGGCGAGGCGGATGGCGGCCGGAACGCTACCGAGTCAGCAGCAGGCTCAGTAG
- a CDS encoding penicillin acylase family protein, producing the protein MRRIQRGFVLLTAALATSSLMTGVSSADELGRSRAVISYTEFGIPHIAAKDFDGLGYGYGFAAAKDNVCELANTYLTVSARRSAYLGAGGQGNPAMSEAKTNLDSDLHFQRINDSGVVERLVAQPAPHGPRTEVRELVSGYVEGYNAYLKQTGADRITDPVCRGADWVRPITELDFYRHFYAVASVAGQGLLASDLARTQPPSAKDVPAAAPDAAPRIADGFRKAMKTGELGSNGIAIGGDGTRSGGGLLLGNPHYPWQGGRRFWQSQLTIPGRFDVAGGSLLGIPLPQIGHTADVAWTHTVSTAITFGLFEVPLTPGDPTTYLVDGKPEKMTAREVKVEVREPNGERRLVGRTFYGTRYGQVIGSAFGVPTPWTAKSAHALRDGNAGNLRGLNTWFELSKSHSTKEVAEALARTQGVPWVNTIAADRAGNALYTDIQVVPHVTDERATTCGTPLGRALFPGTGLSILDGSKSSCNWGSDPGSLEPGLFAPSRLPVQQRRDYELNANDSAWLANARAPIAPLPRIVGTTGTQRSDRTREALISAEEGLAGKDFTPSSMKDLLYRDRSRTAELAAADTATMCAAFPGGQAPSASGPVPVGNACVTLAAWDHTFRLDSRGALFFQRFAERLGGLRNIWQVPFDPNQPVTTPNTLAVGNPSVQSAFGDTLAEFRDGGLPVDGRLGDNQAVTRAGQRIPIHGGPGGLGVLNVITSLWDPARGNHEVVHGSSFVQVVGFSGKACPDVSTIQTYSQSTDVTSPHFADQTRLYSQGGWVRGRFCGADIARSPELRVVRLR; encoded by the coding sequence ATGCGAAGAATCCAACGTGGCTTCGTGCTGCTCACAGCGGCTTTGGCGACGTCGAGTCTGATGACGGGGGTCTCGTCGGCGGACGAGCTGGGCCGGTCGCGGGCGGTGATCAGCTACACCGAGTTCGGGATCCCGCACATCGCGGCCAAGGACTTCGACGGGCTCGGCTACGGCTACGGTTTCGCCGCGGCCAAGGACAACGTCTGCGAACTCGCCAACACCTATCTGACGGTGTCCGCGCGGCGCTCCGCGTACCTCGGGGCGGGCGGCCAGGGCAATCCGGCGATGAGCGAGGCGAAGACGAACCTCGACAGCGACCTGCATTTCCAGCGGATCAACGACTCGGGCGTCGTCGAACGCCTCGTCGCCCAGCCCGCGCCGCACGGCCCGCGGACGGAGGTTCGGGAACTGGTTTCCGGCTACGTCGAGGGCTACAACGCGTATCTGAAGCAGACCGGCGCCGACCGCATCACCGATCCGGTCTGCCGCGGCGCGGACTGGGTCCGGCCCATCACCGAACTCGACTTCTACCGGCACTTCTACGCCGTCGCCTCGGTGGCGGGGCAGGGCCTGCTCGCCTCCGATCTCGCCAGGACCCAGCCGCCGTCCGCGAAGGACGTTCCGGCCGCGGCCCCGGACGCGGCGCCGCGGATCGCCGACGGGTTCCGCAAAGCCATGAAGACGGGCGAGCTCGGCAGCAACGGCATCGCGATCGGGGGCGACGGGACACGCTCCGGCGGCGGCCTGCTGCTCGGGAACCCGCACTACCCGTGGCAGGGCGGGCGCCGGTTCTGGCAGTCGCAACTGACCATTCCCGGCCGGTTCGACGTCGCGGGCGGAAGCCTGCTGGGCATCCCGCTGCCGCAGATCGGGCACACCGCCGACGTCGCGTGGACGCATACGGTGTCGACCGCGATCACCTTCGGCCTCTTCGAGGTGCCGCTGACTCCGGGCGACCCGACCACCTACCTGGTCGACGGCAAACCGGAGAAGATGACCGCGCGTGAGGTGAAGGTCGAGGTCCGCGAACCGAACGGCGAGCGACGGCTGGTCGGCCGCACGTTCTACGGGACGCGCTACGGCCAGGTGATCGGGTCCGCCTTCGGGGTGCCGACACCGTGGACCGCGAAGTCCGCGCACGCGCTGCGGGACGGGAACGCGGGCAACCTGCGCGGCCTCAACACCTGGTTCGAACTGAGCAAATCACACAGCACCAAGGAAGTCGCCGAGGCGCTCGCCCGGACCCAAGGCGTCCCGTGGGTCAACACGATCGCCGCCGACCGGGCGGGCAACGCGCTCTACACGGACATCCAGGTCGTCCCGCACGTCACCGACGAACGGGCCACGACCTGCGGGACCCCGCTCGGCCGCGCGTTGTTCCCCGGCACCGGATTGTCCATTTTGGACGGCTCGAAGTCCTCGTGCAACTGGGGAAGCGACCCCGGCTCCCTCGAACCGGGCCTGTTCGCGCCGTCCCGGCTGCCGGTGCAGCAACGCCGCGACTACGAGCTGAACGCCAACGACAGCGCCTGGCTCGCCAACGCGCGCGCCCCGATCGCCCCGCTCCCCCGGATCGTCGGCACGACCGGGACGCAGCGGTCGGACCGGACGCGGGAAGCGCTGATCTCCGCCGAAGAAGGCCTGGCAGGCAAGGACTTCACGCCTTCATCCATGAAGGACCTGCTGTACCGGGACCGAAGCCGGACCGCCGAACTCGCGGCCGCCGACACGGCGACGATGTGCGCGGCCTTCCCCGGCGGACAGGCACCGTCCGCGTCAGGCCCGGTGCCCGTCGGGAACGCGTGCGTCACCCTTGCGGCGTGGGACCACACTTTCCGGCTCGACAGCCGCGGCGCGCTGTTCTTCCAGCGGTTCGCGGAGCGGCTCGGCGGGCTGCGCAACATCTGGCAAGTCCCCTTCGATCCGAACCAGCCGGTCACGACGCCCAATACTCTCGCGGTCGGAAATCCTTCCGTGCAGAGCGCTTTCGGTGACACACTCGCGGAATTCCGCGACGGCGGCCTCCCCGTCGACGGCAGGCTCGGCGACAACCAGGCCGTGACGCGGGCCGGGCAGCGGATCCCGATCCACGGCGGACCGGGCGGCCTCGGCGTGCTGAACGTGATCACGTCGCTGTGGGACCCGGCGAGAGGCAACCACGAGGTCGTGCACGGATCCAGTTTCGTGCAGGTGGTCGGCTTCAGCGGCAAGGCGTGCCCGGACGTCTCGACGATCCAGACCTACTCACAGTCGACCGACGTCACTTCGCCGCATTTCGCCGACCAGACACGGTTGTACTCGCAGGGCGGCTGGGTGCGGGGGCGGTTCTGTGGGGCGGATATCGCGAGGTCACCGGAGCTTCGGGTCGTGCGACTGCGTTAG
- a CDS encoding alkaline phosphatase D family protein yields MTASHHNRRTLLKAGLTGAGAVAGGLLLPGTATANAVPLIRGGRPVLTHGVQSGDVTTGSGIVWSRADRPSRLIVEVSRDPSFRHARRVRGPVMSPETGGTGKVRVAGLLPGTEVHYRVTAESLDGRTCSEAVTGRFATAPLGRSDVRLVWSGDVAGQNWGINPERGGMTIYRAMADRRPDLFLHCGDTVYADAPLTETVALPGGRVWRNIVTPEKSKVAETLDEYRGQFAYNLLDDNLKRFTANVPAYVQWDDHEVVNNWYPGEILNDRPEYTEKRVDVLAGRAFQAFHEWHPIDRRQAVDGRVYRNFRHGSRAEVFVLDMRTYKDANTADQTKPGRILGDRQARWLVDALDRSTATWKIVQADLPIGLTVPDGKGIEGVANGLPGAPGGRETELAWVLREIARRRVRNVVWLTADVHYTAAHHYSPDRASFTDFDPFWEFVSGPLNAGAFGPNTLDPTFGPEAVFVHAPPAANTSPADGFQHFGEVNIDGRSGTLTVDLRDATGASLWRKTLQPQR; encoded by the coding sequence ATGACCGCTTCCCACCACAATCGCCGCACGCTGCTCAAAGCCGGTCTCACCGGCGCCGGGGCCGTCGCGGGCGGACTGCTCCTCCCCGGAACCGCGACCGCGAACGCCGTCCCGCTGATCCGCGGCGGCCGCCCGGTGCTCACCCACGGTGTCCAGTCCGGTGACGTCACCACCGGCTCCGGCATCGTCTGGTCGCGCGCCGACCGGCCTTCGCGACTGATCGTGGAGGTCTCCAGGGACCCTTCGTTCCGCCACGCGCGCCGCGTGCGCGGTCCGGTGATGAGCCCGGAGACCGGCGGGACCGGCAAGGTCCGCGTCGCCGGTCTGCTGCCGGGGACCGAGGTCCACTACCGCGTGACCGCCGAATCCCTCGACGGCCGTACCTGCAGCGAGGCCGTCACCGGCCGGTTCGCCACCGCGCCGCTCGGCCGCTCCGACGTCCGCCTGGTGTGGTCCGGTGACGTCGCCGGGCAGAACTGGGGCATCAACCCAGAACGCGGCGGCATGACGATCTACCGCGCGATGGCCGACCGTCGTCCGGATCTGTTCCTGCACTGCGGCGACACGGTGTACGCCGACGCGCCGCTCACCGAGACCGTCGCGCTGCCCGGCGGGCGGGTCTGGCGCAACATCGTCACCCCGGAGAAGTCGAAGGTCGCCGAGACGCTCGACGAGTACCGCGGCCAGTTCGCCTACAACCTCCTCGACGACAACCTCAAGCGCTTCACCGCGAACGTGCCCGCGTACGTCCAGTGGGACGACCACGAAGTCGTGAACAATTGGTACCCGGGGGAGATCCTCAACGACCGTCCCGAGTACACCGAGAAGCGCGTCGACGTCCTCGCCGGCCGCGCGTTCCAGGCGTTCCACGAATGGCATCCGATCGACCGCCGCCAGGCCGTCGACGGCCGCGTCTACCGCAACTTCCGGCACGGTTCGCGCGCCGAGGTCTTCGTGCTGGACATGCGGACCTACAAGGACGCCAACACCGCGGACCAGACCAAGCCGGGCCGGATCCTGGGCGACCGCCAGGCGCGCTGGCTCGTCGACGCGCTCGACCGCAGCACCGCCACCTGGAAGATCGTCCAGGCCGACCTCCCGATCGGCCTCACCGTCCCGGACGGCAAGGGCATCGAGGGCGTCGCGAACGGCCTGCCCGGCGCGCCCGGCGGCCGCGAGACCGAACTCGCCTGGGTGCTGCGGGAGATCGCGCGGCGCCGCGTGCGCAACGTCGTCTGGCTGACCGCCGACGTGCACTACACCGCGGCACACCACTACTCGCCGGATCGCGCCTCCTTCACCGATTTCGACCCGTTCTGGGAGTTCGTCTCCGGTCCGCTCAACGCCGGCGCGTTCGGCCCGAACACGCTCGACCCGACCTTCGGGCCGGAAGCGGTGTTCGTGCATGCCCCGCCCGCGGCGAACACCTCGCCCGCGGACGGGTTCCAGCACTTCGGAGAGGTGAACATCGACGGCCGCAGCGGCACGCTCACCGTCGATCTGCGCGACGCTACGGGCGCTTCGCTGTGGAGGAAGACCCTGCAGCCCCAACGCTGA